TCCCAAATTGATTTAATCGGTTCGCATGGCCACACCATTATTCATCAGACTCAGCAAGTAGAAATTGGAGGAATGTGGGCAATCTCGGTTTTGAATATTGGCGAACCTGCTGTGATTGCCAATCGAACAGGCGTTACTGTTGTTGCTGACTTTCAAGCAGCTGACATGGCGGCAGGAGGCCAGGGCGAACCGCTAATGGCATATCCAGATTACATTTTGTTTCATGTAACAAATAGAGGTAGAGCGGTTCAGCAAATAGGAGACAAAGGAAGTGTTACCTACCTTCCTGGCAGAGCAGGGCTGGATGATGTAATCGGATTTGTTACAGGACCAGGAAGCACCCTTATAGATGAAGTGGTCTACAAAGCAACGGATGGTAAGCTCAGCTATGATGCGGGAGGCATGCTCGCAGCAAATGGCAAAATTGACAAGGTTATGCTGGGGCGAATTCTAGACCATCCATTTCTTCAAAAACGTCCTCCAAAGGCTGCAAGCCCCGGCGATTTTGGGCGAGAATTCGCAGGGGTAATTCTTAAAGAGTTTGGAAGCTTGCCTATTGAGGATCTTGTTGCTACGGTTACGGCATTTGTCGCTCGTACTATAATTCACAGCTACCATAAATGGCTTCCAAAACTACCAGATGATTTAATTGTTGGTGGTAGGGG
This genomic interval from Armatimonadota bacterium contains the following:
- a CDS encoding anhydro-N-acetylmuramic acid kinase, whose product is MEINGKDTLKVIGLMPAASGAGVDAALVEIEGFGLNSQVRFLDYKYYPYHARIREVISQQSNSLIGNIDSISALSFVLGELFAAFAVDLAKQNGLSMSQIDLIGSHGHTIIHQTQQVEIGGMWAISVLNIGEPAVIANRTGVTVVADFQAADMAAGGQGEPLMAYPDYILFHVTNRGRAVQQIGDKGSVTYLPGRAGLDDVIGFVTGPGSTLIDEVVYKATDGKLSYDAGGMLAANGKIDKVMLGRILDHPFLQKRPPKAASPGDFGREFAGVILKEFGSLPIEDLVATVTAFVARTIIHSYHKWLPKLPDDLIVGGRGAENPTLMKMLAEGLRGVKVMTHEDFGINNKAKEALSIALLANEAIHLQPSNIPSATGAKHQVILGKIVLGHNMVRKVNN